ACCCCTCGCCTACCTACGACTTTTACATAGACCATCGTGCTCAGGTACGAGCGGATAAGCGCAGGTCAAAGGCAAGCCGCAGGATGCGATTAAAGAGCAAGGTGATCAGGGGTTACGTGGTGTCCAAGCTCACCCAGGACTGGTCGCCTGAGCAGATATCGGGCAGGATAGAGATAGACCATCCGGGTATATCCATCA
The DNA window shown above is from candidate division TA06 bacterium B3_TA06 and carries:
- a CDS encoding IS30 family transposase codes for the protein MHSRYQHLGLKEREVIDTMRRDGRSIREMGRVLGRSPSTISRELRRNPSPTYDFYIDHRAQVRADKRRSKASRRMRLKSKVIRGYVVSKLTQDWSPEQISGRIEIDHPGISI